In Thermoproteota archaeon, one DNA window encodes the following:
- a CDS encoding adhesin, with amino-acid sequence MRKHHILGFLLLLVSTISAVPITTHAAPNDIDGDTIADAVDECPFVKEDFDGPLDGCPSNFVPWYDADYDGIQDHLDNCPTVKENYNKYQDDDGCPDVPVTGNPDEFIDSDKDGFTDKIDLCPNQPETFNGFLDFDGCPDNYLPLKDSDQDGIPDAVDECPFEQEVYNRFQDIDGCPDSAPSVGTDYKFPDTDGDGIDDRWDSCINEPENFNNYLDWDGCPDVPGHTSDGLIDTDYDGIPDSSDQCPTERENYNKFQDDDGCPDVLNLQSTGDYDSDGIGDLVDKCPFSREVYNKFLDEDGCPDYIGTEKATPDSDGDGINDYLDLCKMQPETYNGFLDQDGCPDKVSSGDADRDGIPDNVDKCPNVPETFNKFQDWDGCPDSVSSDKAAYQFADTDGDGIEDRWDSCITEPENYNQYLDWDGCPDVPGTTGGSVIDTDYDGIPDDLDQCPTVGERYNNYYDEDGCPDIPPYLSGIDSDSDGIPDSVDLCPQIKETYNKFQDDDGCPDYIGGQKSTPDSDGDGIVDVLDSCPNQPETFNGFLDQDGCPDTLSSKDSDRDGIADRFDQCPNAPETYNKFQDSDGCPDSVTSGMTEFQFPDTDGDGIEDRWDSCINEPENYNNYLDKDGCPDVPGVSVEGLLDSDDDGIPDFEDMCPTAGERYNGFQDDDGCPDVQPYLVDRDSDFDGIPDSVDQCPQTKETYNKFQDTDGCPDFVSGQAGIADSDGDGIADVIDSCPNQPETFNGFLDQDGCPDTTTSRDSDRDGIPDNIDQCPNVPETYNKFQDTDGCPDSVTSDAKSFQFPDADGDGIEDRKDQCKNEPENYNQYLDWDGCPDVIPAGNTDPTRPDADKDNIPDDLDQCPTQPETWNKYKDNDGCPDIVPEQSRFVHDDDLDQIINDLDLCPTEPEDYDGDRDTDGCPDP; translated from the coding sequence ATGAGAAAACACCACATTTTGGGATTTCTATTGTTATTAGTATCAACTATTTCAGCAGTGCCAATTACCACACATGCAGCGCCAAATGATATTGATGGAGATACCATTGCAGATGCTGTTGATGAATGTCCTTTTGTAAAAGAGGACTTTGATGGACCGCTTGATGGCTGTCCATCCAATTTTGTTCCATGGTATGATGCTGATTATGATGGAATCCAAGATCATTTAGATAACTGTCCAACTGTAAAAGAAAATTATAACAAATATCAGGATGATGATGGTTGTCCAGACGTCCCAGTAACTGGAAATCCTGATGAATTCATAGATTCAGACAAAGATGGATTTACTGATAAAATTGACTTATGTCCTAACCAACCAGAAACATTCAATGGATTTTTAGATTTTGATGGCTGCCCTGATAATTATTTACCACTAAAAGATTCTGATCAAGATGGCATTCCAGATGCAGTAGATGAATGTCCATTTGAACAAGAAGTTTACAATAGATTCCAAGACATCGATGGCTGTCCTGACTCTGCCCCATCTGTAGGTACTGATTATAAATTCCCTGATACAGATGGTGATGGTATCGATGATAGATGGGACTCTTGCATTAACGAGCCTGAGAACTTTAACAATTATTTAGATTGGGACGGTTGTCCTGATGTACCTGGACACACCTCTGATGGATTGATTGATACTGACTACGATGGAATTCCAGATTCATCAGATCAATGTCCAACAGAACGAGAAAATTATAACAAATTCCAAGACGATGACGGTTGTCCAGACGTCTTAAATCTCCAATCAACAGGTGATTATGATTCAGACGGTATTGGAGATCTCGTCGACAAATGTCCTTTCAGTAGAGAAGTGTATAACAAATTCCTTGATGAAGATGGATGTCCAGATTATATCGGAACCGAGAAAGCAACACCTGACTCTGACGGAGATGGAATTAATGATTACTTGGACTTGTGTAAGATGCAACCAGAAACCTACAATGGATTCTTAGATCAAGACGGTTGTCCAGATAAAGTGTCCAGTGGTGATGCTGACAGAGATGGAATCCCTGATAATGTTGATAAATGTCCAAATGTTCCTGAAACATTTAACAAATTCCAAGACTGGGATGGCTGTCCTGACTCTGTAAGCTCAGACAAAGCAGCATACCAATTTGCAGATACTGATGGTGATGGTATCGAAGACAGATGGGACTCTTGTATTACAGAGCCAGAAAATTATAATCAATATTTAGATTGGGACGGTTGCCCTGATGTACCTGGAACCACCGGTGGTAGCGTTATTGATACTGACTACGATGGAATTCCAGATGATTTAGATCAATGTCCAACTGTAGGTGAGCGTTACAACAATTATTATGATGAAGATGGTTGTCCAGACATTCCACCATATCTCTCTGGTATTGATTCTGATTCTGATGGCATACCTGATAGCGTAGACCTATGTCCACAAATAAAAGAGACTTACAATAAATTCCAAGACGATGATGGCTGTCCTGATTATATTGGAGGTCAAAAATCTACTCCAGACTCTGATGGTGATGGAATCGTAGATGTTTTAGATTCATGTCCTAACCAACCAGAAACATTCAATGGATTCTTAGACCAAGATGGCTGTCCTGATACACTATCATCAAAGGACTCTGACAGAGATGGAATTGCAGATAGATTTGATCAATGCCCCAATGCTCCTGAAACTTATAACAAATTCCAAGACTCTGACGGTTGTCCAGACTCTGTAACATCTGGCATGACCGAATTCCAGTTCCCTGATACTGACGGCGATGGTATAGAAGACAGATGGGACTCTTGTATTAACGAGCCTGAAAACTATAACAATTATTTAGATAAAGATGGCTGTCCAGATGTTCCTGGTGTGTCCGTTGAAGGTTTACTTGACTCTGACGATGATGGAATCCCAGACTTTGAAGACATGTGTCCAACTGCAGGTGAAAGATATAACGGGTTCCAAGATGATGATGGCTGTCCAGATGTACAACCATATTTAGTTGATCGTGACTCTGACTTTGATGGCATACCTGATAGCGTAGACCAATGTCCACAAACCAAGGAAACTTATAACAAATTCCAAGACACCGACGGTTGCCCCGACTTTGTATCTGGTCAAGCAGGAATTGCTGATTCTGATGGCGACGGAATTGCTGATGTCATAGATTCATGTCCTAACCAACCAGAAACATTCAATGGATTCTTAGACCAAGATGGATGTCCTGACACTACTACTTCAAGAGATTCTGACAGAGATGGAATTCCAGATAATATCGATCAATGCCCCAATGTTCCTGAAACTTATAACAAATTCCAAGACACCGATGGTTGTCCAGACTCTGTAACATCTGATGCAAAATCATTCCAATTCCCAGATGCAGACGGTGACGGTATCGAAGATAGAAAAGATCAATGCAAGAATGAGCCAGAAAATTATAATCAATATTTAGACTGGGATGGCTGTCCAGATGTAATCCCTGCTGGTAACACAGACCCAACTCGTCCAGATGCTGATAAAGATAACATTCCAGATGATTTAGATCAATGTCCAACCCAGCCAGAAACATGGAACAAGTACAAGGATAATGACGGTTGTCCTGATATTGTACCTGAACAATCAAGATTTGTACACGATGATGATTTAGATCAAATCATAAATGATCTGGACTTATGTCCTACAGAGCCTGAAGATTATGATGGCGATAGAGACACCGATGGTTGTCCTGATCCCTAG
- a CDS encoding tRNA dihydrouridine synthase DusB → MSQLPKFSSKAFLAPMAGVSDPALRLLCKKMGAGLVVTEFTSIHSIVAKEEQLKKNQKQICEFIEFSEEERPLSVQLFGSDLKALAKAAKIVEPFFDIIDYNMGCPAPHITQQMAGGALLQESNLTTMIFKTLVESVNKPVTLKIRAGVTSANRFLFKDIAQIAQDKGIQMITLHPRTVKQGYSGYADWSLIKELKELVDIPVVGNGDITSPEISKQMFESTKCDYVMIGRGAMGNPYLFKQINEYLENGTYEKSSLKQKIGIFFEYLEIATKFKIRFSNIKGQAMSFTKGINDATKLRAKITLSKNIKDLESIMYQAYSQY, encoded by the coding sequence ATGAGTCAATTACCAAAGTTTTCTAGTAAGGCGTTCTTAGCTCCAATGGCAGGAGTTAGTGATCCTGCATTGCGATTACTGTGTAAAAAAATGGGTGCAGGTTTGGTAGTTACTGAATTTACTAGCATTCATAGTATCGTCGCAAAAGAAGAGCAATTAAAAAAAAATCAAAAACAAATCTGTGAATTCATTGAATTTTCTGAAGAAGAACGACCATTATCAGTACAACTCTTTGGTTCTGATCTAAAGGCATTAGCCAAAGCTGCAAAAATTGTCGAACCGTTTTTTGACATTATAGACTATAACATGGGGTGTCCTGCACCGCACATCACACAGCAAATGGCAGGAGGCGCATTATTACAAGAATCAAATCTTACAACAATGATATTCAAAACTCTAGTTGAAAGCGTGAACAAACCTGTCACACTAAAAATTCGAGCAGGTGTAACCTCTGCAAATCGATTTCTGTTCAAGGATATCGCACAAATAGCCCAAGACAAGGGAATTCAGATGATTACACTGCACCCAAGAACAGTAAAGCAAGGATATTCTGGTTATGCTGATTGGAGTTTGATTAAAGAGCTCAAAGAATTAGTTGACATTCCTGTAGTGGGAAACGGTGACATAACCTCTCCTGAGATTTCTAAACAGATGTTTGAATCAACAAAATGTGATTATGTGATGATTGGCAGAGGAGCAATGGGAAATCCATATCTTTTCAAACAAATTAATGAATATTTGGAAAACGGAACATACGAAAAATCATCCCTCAAACAAAAAATTGGAATCTTCTTTGAGTATCTAGAAATTGCAACAAAATTTAAGATAAGATTTTCAAATATCAAAGGTCAAGCAATGAGTTTTACTAAAGGCATCAATGATGCAACTAAACTTCGAGCAAAAATCACACTTTCAAAAAATATCAAAGATCTCGAAAGTATAATGTATCAAGCATATTCTCAATATTGA